One Gordonia zhaorongruii DNA segment encodes these proteins:
- the zapE gene encoding AFG1/ZapE family ATPase encodes MRVRMRRTRRGAEGLRAAIDARAAAEDMTLTSGQRRAADALSSVGASGPPGDLYLVGPPGQGKTQVVDWFVAVSQARVLRTHLHGFFADLHRSIDDNGGWTRGVDAVLSANGSPYDVVCLDEFAVHDPADGVFLDRVLTTLADRRVRVIVTSNRRPHEQMPNPMFHAGFAPTMARVAARFTIVDVDGGRDLRQAGEGAGGGFASGRWIVGESAPSAEVGDRPGLLQPGSHPVRVIAAGSGRLRVEFSELCDAPTNAADLLWLADRYPEWTIVDARIPRRTEPLARWATLLDVTHDAGTVVTVWSPEPRAAMVDALTAAVPDAARAVSRMGAWTEQISRVRSRGA; translated from the coding sequence ATGCGAGTGAGGATGAGACGAACGCGCCGTGGTGCGGAGGGTCTTCGGGCGGCCATCGATGCCCGTGCAGCCGCTGAGGACATGACGCTCACGTCTGGGCAGCGTCGCGCCGCGGACGCATTGTCGAGCGTCGGCGCATCCGGACCGCCCGGTGACCTCTACCTGGTCGGACCTCCCGGGCAGGGCAAGACCCAGGTCGTCGACTGGTTCGTCGCGGTGTCGCAGGCGCGGGTGCTGCGGACGCATCTGCACGGGTTCTTCGCCGACCTGCACCGCTCGATCGACGACAACGGTGGCTGGACGCGCGGTGTGGATGCCGTGCTCTCGGCGAACGGGTCACCGTACGACGTGGTGTGCCTCGATGAGTTCGCGGTGCACGACCCGGCGGACGGCGTGTTCCTCGACCGGGTGCTCACAACCCTCGCGGATCGTCGGGTCCGGGTGATCGTCACGTCGAACCGCCGACCGCACGAGCAGATGCCGAACCCGATGTTCCACGCGGGGTTCGCGCCGACCATGGCGCGGGTGGCAGCCCGGTTCACGATCGTCGACGTCGACGGCGGCCGGGACCTCCGGCAGGCAGGGGAGGGCGCAGGCGGCGGCTTCGCCTCCGGGCGCTGGATCGTCGGCGAGAGCGCGCCGTCCGCGGAGGTGGGGGATCGTCCCGGACTGCTCCAGCCCGGGTCGCACCCGGTACGGGTGATCGCCGCAGGCTCCGGCCGGCTCCGCGTGGAGTTCTCCGAACTCTGCGACGCTCCCACGAATGCGGCCGACCTCCTCTGGCTCGCAGACCGGTACCCGGAGTGGACGATCGTGGACGCGAGGATCCCGCGTCGCACCGAACCCCTCGCCAGGTGGGCGACCCTGCTCGACGTGACCCACGACGCGGGCACCGTGGTCACGGTGTGGTCCCCGGAGCCGCGTGCGGCGATGGTCGACGCGCTCACGGCCGCCGTTCCGGACGCCGCGCGTGCGGTGAGCCGCATGGGCGCGTGGACCGAGCAGATCAGTCGGGTTCGGTCTCGCGGAGCGTGA
- the map gene encoding type I methionyl aminopeptidase — translation MIELKTAAEIEKMAITGRFVGEVLSTLSRMARPGVNLLDLEQHARTMIADRGAVSCYVDYAPSFGRGPFGNVICLSVNDGVLHGLPHDYVLALGDLVTMDFAVSIDGWTADSALTVRVGAEADPDHPDARLIGSTERALAAGIAAAVPGARLGDVSAAIGAIAAQHGYCVNTEFGGHGIGRTMHEDPHVPNIGRPGRGPVLRPGTVLALEPWWSAGTDRLVYDPDGWTLRSADGSPTAHSEHTVAITEDGPRVLTLRETEPD, via the coding sequence ATGATCGAGCTCAAGACCGCCGCCGAGATCGAGAAGATGGCCATCACCGGACGGTTCGTCGGCGAGGTCCTCTCGACGCTGTCGCGGATGGCCCGCCCCGGAGTCAATCTGCTCGATCTGGAACAGCACGCACGAACCATGATCGCCGACCGCGGCGCCGTCAGCTGCTATGTCGACTACGCCCCTTCCTTCGGGCGCGGACCGTTCGGCAACGTCATCTGTCTGTCGGTGAACGACGGCGTGCTGCACGGACTCCCCCACGACTACGTCCTGGCGCTCGGAGACCTCGTCACGATGGACTTCGCAGTGTCGATCGACGGCTGGACGGCCGACTCCGCACTCACCGTCCGGGTCGGGGCCGAGGCCGACCCGGATCACCCCGACGCACGACTGATCGGATCGACCGAACGTGCCCTCGCCGCGGGCATCGCCGCCGCTGTTCCGGGCGCCCGGCTCGGCGACGTGTCCGCAGCCATCGGCGCGATCGCGGCGCAGCACGGATACTGCGTGAACACCGAGTTCGGCGGACACGGCATCGGCCGCACGATGCACGAGGATCCGCATGTGCCCAACATCGGCAGACCCGGACGCGGGCCGGTGCTGAGGCCCGGCACGGTGCTCGCCCTGGAACCCTGGTGGTCGGCAGGCACCGATCGGCTCGTCTACGATCCCGACGGCTGGACCCTCCGCTCCGCGGACGGCTCCCCGACTGCGCACTCCGAGCACACCGTCGCGATCACCGAGGACGGTCCTCGCGTGCTCACGCTCCGCGAGACCGAACCCGACTGA
- a CDS encoding DUF3099 domain-containing protein produces MAQGRPDPDSFLITGAEQDQDEAFRARKRRYLLMMSIRVPALIIASIVYATTQNGWLALGIIVLSIPIPWIAVLRANDSEPRKHGEVRTYHYGTSRTVGPPELSSRPALRDRFDDGDHDVIDAEADDAEADDADTDAAADTGETGTDGPESR; encoded by the coding sequence ATGGCGCAAGGCAGACCGGACCCCGACAGTTTCCTGATCACCGGTGCCGAGCAGGATCAGGATGAGGCCTTCCGCGCCCGTAAGCGGCGGTATCTGCTGATGATGAGCATCCGGGTACCAGCCCTGATCATCGCGTCGATCGTGTACGCGACCACCCAGAACGGATGGCTCGCCCTCGGCATCATCGTGCTGTCGATTCCGATCCCGTGGATCGCAGTGCTCCGCGCGAACGACAGCGAACCGCGTAAGCACGGCGAGGTCCGGACCTACCACTACGGCACGAGCCGAACCGTCGGCCCGCCGGAGCTCTCGAGCCGGCCCGCGCTGCGCGACCGTTTCGACGACGGCGACCACGACGTCATCGATGCCGAAGCAGACGATGCCGAAGCAGACGACGCCGATACCGACGCCGCCGCGGACACCGGCGAGACCGGCACCGACGGGCCGGAGTCTCGATGA
- a CDS encoding DUF3039 domain-containing protein, protein MATQTVERPEVDERTEQDDDTPKVFHYVKKDKIAESAVMGSHVVALCGEVFPVTKSAKPGSPVCEECKKVYAKMKKS, encoded by the coding sequence ATGGCCACTCAGACAGTTGAACGCCCCGAAGTCGATGAACGGACCGAACAGGACGACGACACCCCCAAGGTCTTCCATTACGTGAAGAAGGACAAGATCGCCGAGAGCGCGGTCATGGGCAGTCATGTCGTCGCGCTGTGCGGTGAGGTCTTCCCGGTCACCAAGTCGGCAAAGCCGGGCTCGCCGGTGTGCGAGGAGTGCAAGAAGGTCTACGCGAAGATGAAGAAGAGCTAG
- a CDS encoding YihY/virulence factor BrkB family protein, with product MHDTEAERPQVLRSVPKLAWRTIVKAWDDSIIGWAAQAAFWQALSLPPLLLGVLGSLGYIGGWFGPDTIEIITQRILSFADRTFTDQVVNDLIAPTVENVLGRGRVTIMSLSFILSLWAGSSAMSCFVSSIVHAHDQHEVRNPVWQRIFALIIYLFFLVMSILVLPLVALGPTYLRSVVPDGWGPAVSELVDWLYFPFVGVLLIGALSALYRFALPFPPPRRRLVPGAILAGVGFWLATYVLRAYLTTLTQTGYTYGALATPIAFLLFTFFLGFAIVAGAEFNAAIDEMWPAPRNEAVMRHWVSSQTTEITDTLRNRAVNRRGPDRGRHESPD from the coding sequence ATGCACGACACCGAGGCCGAGCGGCCGCAGGTTCTGCGGAGCGTGCCGAAGCTCGCCTGGCGGACCATCGTGAAGGCCTGGGACGACTCGATCATCGGGTGGGCCGCGCAGGCCGCCTTCTGGCAGGCTCTGTCGCTGCCGCCGCTCCTGCTGGGAGTACTCGGCAGCCTCGGCTACATCGGTGGCTGGTTCGGGCCGGACACCATCGAGATCATCACTCAGCGCATCCTGTCGTTCGCAGACCGCACTTTCACCGATCAGGTCGTGAACGATCTGATCGCCCCGACCGTCGAGAACGTCCTCGGTCGCGGCCGGGTGACCATCATGTCGTTGAGCTTCATCCTGTCCTTGTGGGCGGGCTCGTCCGCGATGAGCTGCTTCGTCTCGTCGATCGTGCACGCTCACGATCAGCACGAGGTCCGCAATCCCGTGTGGCAGCGCATCTTCGCGCTGATCATCTATCTGTTCTTCCTGGTGATGTCGATCCTGGTGCTGCCGCTCGTGGCATTGGGACCCACGTATCTGCGCAGCGTGGTGCCGGATGGGTGGGGTCCCGCCGTCAGCGAACTCGTCGACTGGCTGTACTTCCCGTTCGTCGGCGTCCTGCTGATCGGCGCACTATCGGCGCTGTACCGGTTCGCCCTGCCCTTTCCGCCCCCGCGACGGCGCCTGGTGCCGGGTGCCATCCTGGCCGGCGTCGGATTCTGGCTGGCGACGTACGTCCTGCGCGCCTACCTGACAACGCTGACGCAGACCGGGTACACCTACGGTGCCCTGGCGACACCGATCGCGTTTCTGCTCTTCACGTTCTTCCTCGGCTTCGCGATCGTGGCCGGCGCCGAGTTCAACGCCGCCATCGACGAGATGTGGCCGGCGCCCCGGAACGAGGCCGTCATGCGGCACTGGGTGAGTTCGCAGACGACGGAGATCACCGACACCCTGCGGAACCGCGCCGTGAACAGGCGCGGTCCCGACCGTGGTCGGCACGAGAGCCCGGACTAG
- a CDS encoding DEAD/DEAH box helicase, protein MTSTDVDADRRVVSGAPLRAWQRRALTQYLTTNPRDFLAVATPGAGKTTFGLRVAAELLSDRTVDRITVVAPTEHLKHQWAASAARQGLALDANFSNSTGATSSDFDGVVLTYAQVAAHPFRHRVRTEQYRTLVILDEIHHGGDAKSWGDGIREAFEDATRRLSLTGTPFRSDDSQIPFVTYEPEPGGSQRSRADSNYGYSAALRDGVVRPVVFLAYSGEASWRTSAGEEFTARLGEPLSAEQTARAWRTALDPHGDWIYAVFTAANRRLTRLRESGVPDAGGLVIATDQQNARDYADLLQSITGKKPTVVLSDDPKSSSRIEEFSSSDDEWMVAVRMVSEGVDVPRLSVGVYATNASTPLYFAQAIGRFVRSRRQGETASVFLPSVPVLLQLASELEAERDHVLGKPHRESDGLDDQLLAEANKKEDEPGEDEKAFQSLHADAELDQVIYDGSSFGTSTLVGSDEESDYLGLPGLLDADQVRTLLQQRQAEQVTRRSTVRPRDDEAAKDAPNAAERGTGENLHALRKELNTLVALHNHRTGKPHGMVHNELRERLGGPPTAMATAEQLKARISALRTWK, encoded by the coding sequence GTGACCAGTACCGATGTCGATGCTGACCGTCGAGTTGTGTCGGGTGCGCCGTTGCGCGCGTGGCAGCGGCGAGCGCTCACTCAGTACCTGACCACCAATCCGCGCGATTTCCTGGCGGTCGCCACACCTGGCGCAGGCAAGACGACGTTCGGTCTCCGGGTCGCCGCCGAACTGCTGTCGGACCGGACCGTCGACCGGATCACCGTCGTCGCGCCGACCGAGCACCTCAAGCATCAGTGGGCGGCGTCGGCGGCTCGTCAGGGGCTCGCGCTCGACGCCAACTTCTCGAACTCGACCGGAGCGACCAGCTCGGATTTCGACGGTGTGGTCCTCACATACGCACAGGTCGCCGCTCACCCGTTCCGGCACCGGGTGCGAACCGAGCAGTACCGGACGCTCGTGATCCTCGACGAGATCCACCACGGAGGCGACGCGAAGTCGTGGGGCGACGGCATACGCGAGGCGTTCGAGGACGCGACCCGGCGGCTATCGCTCACCGGAACGCCGTTCCGCTCGGACGACTCGCAGATTCCGTTCGTGACGTACGAACCCGAGCCCGGCGGTTCGCAGCGTTCGCGCGCCGACAGCAACTACGGGTACTCCGCAGCCCTCCGTGACGGCGTCGTGCGCCCGGTGGTGTTCCTTGCCTATTCGGGTGAGGCCAGCTGGCGCACCAGTGCAGGCGAGGAGTTCACCGCGCGGCTCGGCGAGCCGTTGTCGGCCGAGCAGACGGCACGGGCGTGGCGTACCGCGCTCGATCCGCACGGCGACTGGATCTACGCGGTGTTCACTGCGGCCAACCGACGACTCACCCGGCTGCGCGAGTCCGGGGTGCCCGACGCGGGCGGGTTGGTCATCGCCACCGACCAGCAGAACGCCCGTGACTACGCGGACCTGCTGCAGTCGATCACCGGGAAGAAGCCGACTGTCGTCCTGTCCGACGACCCGAAGTCGTCGTCGCGCATCGAGGAGTTCTCGTCGTCTGACGACGAATGGATGGTCGCCGTGCGCATGGTGTCCGAAGGAGTGGATGTGCCGCGACTGTCGGTCGGCGTGTACGCCACCAACGCGTCGACGCCCCTCTACTTCGCACAGGCCATCGGCCGGTTCGTGCGCTCGCGCAGGCAGGGGGAGACGGCCAGCGTCTTCCTGCCGTCGGTGCCCGTGCTGCTGCAGCTCGCCAGTGAACTCGAAGCCGAGCGCGATCATGTCCTCGGCAAGCCGCACCGCGAGTCGGACGGGCTGGACGACCAGTTGCTCGCCGAGGCGAACAAGAAGGAAGACGAGCCGGGGGAGGACGAGAAGGCCTTCCAATCGCTCCACGCCGATGCCGAGCTGGATCAGGTGATCTACGACGGTTCGTCGTTCGGTACATCGACGCTGGTCGGTTCCGACGAGGAGTCGGACTATCTGGGCCTTCCCGGTCTCCTCGACGCCGATCAGGTGCGCACTCTGCTGCAGCAGCGTCAGGCTGAACAGGTGACCCGGCGGAGCACCGTTCGCCCGCGCGACGACGAAGCAGCCAAGGATGCGCCGAACGCCGCGGAGCGCGGCACCGGGGAGAACCTGCACGCATTGCGCAAGGAACTCAACACGCTGGTCGCGCTCCACAACCATCGCACGGGAAAGCCTCACGGGATGGTGCACAACGAACTCCGTGAACGCCTCGGCGGACCGCCGACGGCGATGGCCACCGCGGAGCAGCTGAAGGCGCGCATCAGCGCCCTGCGTACCTGGAAATAG
- a CDS encoding DUF7455 domain-containing protein, giving the protein MPDIATPDTVVSTPLTAADRCDRCSAAAKVRATLPTGGELLFCRHHYNDHEARLVEVGAVVDASDE; this is encoded by the coding sequence ATGCCTGACATCGCAACGCCCGACACTGTCGTCTCCACTCCACTGACCGCCGCCGATCGCTGTGATCGGTGCAGTGCTGCGGCAAAGGTGCGTGCCACGCTCCCCACCGGGGGCGAGCTCCTCTTCTGCCGCCACCACTACAACGACCACGAGGCACGCCTCGTAGAGGTCGGCGCAGTGGTGGATGCGTCGGACGAGTAG
- a CDS encoding RNA polymerase sigma factor → MATTKSNDAPVEDTATAKKAPAKKAPAKKAAAKKTAAKKAPAKKTAAKTTAAKKTAAKKAAPAVDLASTELTGAPGIVDPADIGLADDEPTVEDAKPAKAKKAPAKKAAAADKEAKSGDFVWDEEESEALRQARKDAELTASADSVRAYLKQIGKVALLNAEEEVELAKRIEAGLFSTERMRRIMESGEKLTVAQRRDLSWISRDGNRAKNHLLEANLRLVVSLAKRYTGRGMAFLDLIQEGNLGLIRAVEKFDYTKGYKFSTYATWWIRQAITRAMADQARTIRIPVHMVEVINKLGRIQRELLQDLGREPTPEELAKEMDITPEKVLEIQQYAREPISLDQTIGDEGDSQLGDFIEDSEAVVAVDAVSFTLLQDQLQDVLDTLSEREAGVVRLRFGLTDGQPRTLDEIGQVYGVTRERIRQIESKTMSKLRHPSRSQVLRDYLD, encoded by the coding sequence GTGGCAACCACCAAGTCCAACGACGCACCGGTCGAAGATACCGCCACCGCCAAGAAGGCACCGGCGAAGAAGGCCCCCGCCAAGAAGGCGGCCGCCAAGAAGACCGCTGCGAAGAAGGCGCCTGCCAAGAAGACCGCAGCGAAGACAACCGCCGCGAAGAAGACGGCTGCCAAGAAGGCAGCACCCGCCGTCGACCTTGCGAGCACCGAGCTGACCGGCGCACCCGGAATCGTCGACCCCGCCGACATCGGCCTCGCCGATGATGAGCCGACGGTTGAGGACGCGAAGCCCGCGAAGGCGAAGAAGGCTCCCGCCAAGAAGGCCGCTGCCGCCGACAAGGAAGCCAAGTCCGGCGACTTCGTCTGGGACGAGGAGGAGTCCGAGGCCCTGCGCCAGGCACGCAAGGACGCCGAGCTCACAGCCTCTGCGGACTCGGTCCGTGCCTACCTCAAGCAGATCGGCAAGGTCGCACTCCTCAACGCCGAGGAGGAGGTCGAGCTCGCCAAGCGCATCGAGGCGGGGCTCTTCTCCACCGAGCGCATGCGCCGCATCATGGAGTCCGGCGAGAAGCTGACCGTTGCACAGCGTCGCGACCTGTCGTGGATCTCCCGCGACGGCAACCGCGCCAAGAACCACCTCCTCGAGGCCAACCTGCGGCTCGTGGTGTCCCTCGCCAAGCGCTACACGGGCCGCGGCATGGCCTTCCTCGATCTGATCCAGGAAGGCAACCTGGGCCTGATCCGCGCCGTCGAGAAGTTCGACTACACCAAGGGCTACAAATTCTCGACGTACGCCACCTGGTGGATCCGTCAGGCCATCACCCGCGCGATGGCCGACCAGGCCCGCACCATCCGCATCCCGGTGCACATGGTCGAGGTGATCAACAAGCTCGGCCGCATCCAGCGCGAACTACTCCAGGACCTCGGCCGCGAGCCGACTCCCGAAGAGCTCGCCAAGGAGATGGACATCACGCCGGAGAAGGTACTGGAGATCCAGCAGTACGCCCGCGAGCCGATCTCGCTCGACCAGACCATCGGCGACGAGGGCGACAGCCAGCTGGGTGACTTCATCGAGGACTCCGAGGCCGTCGTCGCGGTCGACGCGGTCAGCTTCACACTGCTGCAGGATCAACTCCAGGACGTCCTCGACACGCTGTCCGAACGTGAGGCCGGCGTCGTCCGCCTGCGTTTCGGGCTGACCGACGGACAACCGCGGACCCTCGACGAGATCGGCCAGGTGTACGGGGTCACCCGTGAGCGCATCCGCCAGATCGAATCGAAGACGATGAGCAAGCTGCGTCACCCGAGCCGGTCGCAGGTCCTGCGCGATTACCTGGACTGA
- the ppgK gene encoding polyphosphate--glucose phosphotransferase: MSDAASGESLSTVTYLGADSTLSPSPHVGFGIDIGGSGVKGAIVDLRTGEFVGERHRIDTPRPATPDAVAKVCREITDHFGWTGPVGITLPTVVRDGIVRSAANIDESWCGVDSQEVFGPPLGGRAVTVINDADAAGLAELRYGGGRDVESGTVILLTFGTGIGSALFHDGGLVPNTEFGHLEIGGREAEARASAKARDDHGWSLKKWSRKVSRVLEHYERIFSPALFIAGGGISRKGDQWIPMLTNETPVVAARLRNTAGIVGAAMAVDEGLRM; this comes from the coding sequence ATGAGCGACGCCGCGTCCGGCGAATCCCTGTCCACGGTCACTTACCTGGGTGCGGACAGCACCCTGTCACCGTCTCCGCACGTCGGCTTCGGAATCGACATCGGCGGCTCCGGCGTCAAGGGTGCGATCGTCGACCTGCGAACCGGCGAGTTCGTCGGGGAACGTCATCGCATCGACACCCCGCGGCCGGCCACACCGGACGCCGTGGCGAAGGTCTGCCGGGAGATCACCGATCATTTCGGCTGGACCGGACCCGTCGGGATCACGCTGCCCACCGTCGTCCGGGACGGGATCGTGCGTTCGGCCGCGAACATCGATGAATCGTGGTGCGGCGTCGACTCACAGGAGGTGTTCGGACCGCCTCTGGGCGGCCGGGCGGTGACGGTCATCAACGACGCCGACGCCGCGGGACTCGCCGAACTCCGCTACGGAGGCGGACGCGACGTCGAGTCCGGGACGGTGATCCTCCTGACGTTCGGAACCGGCATCGGCTCGGCCCTCTTCCACGATGGCGGACTCGTACCCAATACCGAGTTCGGGCACCTCGAGATCGGCGGCAGGGAAGCCGAGGCGCGCGCATCGGCGAAGGCCCGCGACGACCACGGCTGGTCGTTGAAGAAGTGGTCGCGCAAGGTATCCCGGGTGCTGGAGCATTACGAGCGGATCTTCTCTCCTGCCCTGTTCATCGCGGGTGGCGGCATCAGCCGCAAAGGCGATCAGTGGATCCCGATGCTGACCAATGAGACCCCGGTCGTGGCCGCTCGCCTGCGCAACACGGCGGGCATAGTAGGCGCCGCGATGGCCGTTGACGAGGGTCTGCGCATGTGA
- a CDS encoding inositol monophosphatase family protein, whose amino-acid sequence MTSPKDPVPVSPADLAALAREVAESAAQLVRDRRSELFATTGTRAGGDAVTAKSTPTDPVTVADTESESLIRELLRERRPDDQVLGEEAGGALDAPDGVRWVVDPIDGTVNFLYGIPAYAVSVAAQVNGVSVAGAVVDVARRVTYWASRGGGAFACRGTREQPEGEPERLQANPITDLGLALVATGFAYTADRRREQGAIVAELLPRIRDLRRMGAAALDLCMVASGAVDAHFEHGLSPWDWAAGGLIAEEAGARLVLPPADSRSADGAVTIAVAPGVADEFLSALNGIGATAAIPGAIPRAE is encoded by the coding sequence GTGACCAGTCCCAAGGATCCGGTGCCGGTGAGCCCCGCCGACCTAGCCGCTCTCGCGCGTGAAGTCGCCGAATCGGCTGCTCAACTCGTTCGTGACCGCAGGTCGGAGCTTTTCGCGACGACCGGAACCAGGGCAGGCGGAGACGCCGTCACCGCCAAATCCACACCGACTGATCCGGTGACCGTCGCCGACACCGAGTCGGAGAGCCTCATTCGTGAGCTGCTGCGCGAACGGCGGCCGGACGACCAGGTGCTGGGTGAAGAGGCTGGGGGAGCGCTCGATGCCCCGGACGGTGTTCGGTGGGTCGTCGACCCGATCGACGGGACCGTGAACTTCCTGTACGGGATCCCGGCGTACGCGGTGTCGGTGGCGGCTCAGGTGAACGGGGTATCCGTGGCCGGAGCAGTGGTGGACGTCGCGCGTCGAGTCACTTACTGGGCGTCGCGCGGCGGGGGTGCGTTCGCGTGCCGGGGCACCCGGGAGCAGCCAGAAGGCGAACCGGAGCGCCTGCAGGCGAATCCGATCACCGATCTCGGGTTGGCGCTGGTGGCGACCGGGTTCGCCTACACGGCTGACCGTCGGCGCGAGCAGGGCGCGATCGTGGCCGAGTTGCTGCCCCGGATACGGGACCTGCGGCGGATGGGTGCAGCGGCGCTCGATCTGTGCATGGTCGCGTCCGGTGCGGTGGATGCACACTTCGAGCACGGACTCAGCCCGTGGGACTGGGCGGCGGGCGGACTCATCGCCGAGGAGGCGGGGGCGCGACTGGTGCTGCCGCCCGCCGATTCGCGATCGGCCGACGGTGCGGTGACGATCGCCGTCGCACCGGGGGTCGCAGATGAGTTCCTCTCGGCGCTGAACGGGATTGGCGCGACGGCTGCGATTCCGGGGGCGATTCCGCGCGCCGAGTAG
- the cei gene encoding envelope integrity protein Cei, whose protein sequence is MVSRIATGYTTDAKGRPFLRRNLRPGIIVVTILALVAVAGWIYAFSGPGDKSYPTDCNIAEGSNLSKVNGSDMRNVGPAPLSTFGVRVLNSAAQRGSARSVSDDLAALGYRGAEPAFGDDTVYTERNLHCVAQIRYGEAGQAAAAAVWLVAPCAQLVNDGRPGTDVDLALGEYYTSTQPTQDAQAAIEALRVANPRQKQSPVDSSLLDAVHGQPC, encoded by the coding sequence GTGGTCTCGAGAATCGCCACCGGTTACACCACCGACGCGAAGGGACGGCCGTTCCTTCGCCGCAATCTTCGGCCCGGAATCATCGTCGTCACGATCTTGGCGCTCGTCGCTGTCGCCGGCTGGATCTACGCGTTCAGCGGTCCAGGTGACAAGTCGTACCCGACGGACTGCAACATCGCCGAGGGATCCAACCTCTCCAAGGTCAACGGATCGGACATGCGCAACGTCGGCCCCGCCCCGCTGAGCACCTTCGGCGTCCGGGTGCTGAATTCGGCGGCCCAACGCGGGTCGGCGCGTTCGGTGAGCGATGATCTCGCCGCACTCGGCTACCGCGGGGCCGAACCTGCATTCGGCGACGACACGGTCTACACCGAGCGCAATCTGCACTGCGTCGCACAGATCCGGTACGGCGAAGCCGGTCAGGCCGCCGCCGCAGCGGTCTGGCTAGTCGCCCCGTGCGCCCAACTCGTCAACGACGGCCGGCCCGGCACCGACGTCGATCTGGCCCTCGGCGAGTACTACACGTCGACCCAGCCGACGCAGGATGCGCAGGCCGCCATCGAAGCTCTCCGAGTAGCGAACCCGCGGCAGAAGCAGTCACCCGTCGACTCGTCGCTGCTGGACGCGGTCCACGGCCAGCCCTGCTGA
- a CDS encoding DUF4193 domain-containing protein, with protein MATDYDAPRRTNDDDIAEDSLEELKARRNEAQSGDVDVDEGDTAESFELPGADLSGEELSVRVVPKQDDEFTCTSCFLVYHRNRLAEQHGNELICVDCA; from the coding sequence ATGGCAACTGATTACGACGCGCCCCGGCGAACCAACGACGATGATATCGCCGAGGATTCGCTGGAAGAGCTGAAGGCGCGCCGCAACGAGGCGCAGTCGGGCGACGTCGACGTCGATGAGGGCGACACCGCGGAGTCGTTCGAGCTGCCTGGAGCTGATCTTTCCGGCGAGGAGTTGTCGGTCCGCGTCGTCCCGAAGCAGGACGACGAATTCACTTGCACCAGTTGCTTCCTCGTGTATCACCGCAATCGGCTCGCCGAGCAGCACGGTAACGAGCTCATCTGCGTCGACTGCGCCTGA
- a CDS encoding DUF3093 domain-containing protein, which produces MTESAGSRGSRGDLYSERLTVPMWWWLAGAVLTAVLGYEIQLAAYGRAWSVLAYPLLGALVAWGIWSMGRTPVRVAADGSLQVHKASLPSDVIARGAAIPPSARSAAMGRQLDPAAFVMHRSWIKSMVLIVLDDPDDPTPYWLVSTRHPEKVLAALNMTDAARN; this is translated from the coding sequence GTGACCGAATCTGCCGGGAGCCGCGGTTCACGCGGCGATCTGTACTCCGAACGCCTCACCGTCCCCATGTGGTGGTGGCTGGCCGGTGCCGTCCTGACCGCTGTGCTCGGGTACGAGATCCAGCTCGCGGCCTACGGCCGCGCGTGGTCGGTGCTCGCTTACCCCTTACTCGGCGCGTTGGTCGCGTGGGGCATCTGGTCGATGGGCCGGACGCCGGTGCGCGTCGCCGCCGACGGGAGCCTCCAGGTGCACAAGGCGAGCCTGCCCTCCGACGTGATCGCTCGCGGCGCCGCCATCCCGCCATCGGCCAGGAGCGCCGCGATGGGCAGACAACTCGATCCCGCGGCGTTCGTGATGCACCGTTCGTGGATCAAGTCGATGGTGCTCATCGTCCTCGACGACCCGGACGACCCGACGCCGTACTGGCTCGTCTCCACCCGGCACCCGGAGAAGGTCCTCGCCGCGCTGAACATGACGGACGCCGCGCGCAACTGA